Proteins from a single region of Arctopsyche grandis isolate Sample6627 chromosome 1, ASM5162203v2, whole genome shotgun sequence:
- the Lkb1 gene encoding lkb1/serine/threonine kinase 11 isoform X2, which translates to MTESAAWPPGAQLGGAANSAADPRMWLRREPPLAFGCLRPLADSPPSRSPAPASPVSLSLDADAPTLGPHPAEHQHQHQHHAPHTPHAPQLPPVHWMDDEQIEQLDQLEQLDVIDPANLFFQRVNSEDVVYERDKRRCKMVGKYVMGDVLGEGSYGKVKEMLDSETLCRRAAKILKRRRLRRIPHGEESVAREVQLLKLLAHKNIIQLVDVIVNDVKQKMYLIMEYCVGVLQDMLDSTSTKKFPQDQAHVYFSQLVDGLEYLHSQGVVHKDIKPGNLLLTLDHTLKISDFGVAEALDMFSAGDICHTAQGSPAFQPPEIANGADEFSGCKVDIWSSGVTLYNLTTGLYPFEGDNIYKLFECIGRAEYTFPEGLGEPLETLLSGMLHRDPESRFSIPEIRREAWMQRKPPRHGDNWVPIPALHGDELHDMTVLPYLEEYHYGSDKNEPVYYTEHDLNEEMMYEYSEDRQSPPAKTANGSQPHQEGGQKKRWKKPISCMSSKKFPSCKLS; encoded by the exons ATGACGGAGAGCGCGGCGTGGCCCCCGGGGGCGCAGTTGGGGGGCGCGGCGAACTCGGCGGCCGACCCCAGGATGTGGCTGCGCCGCGAGCCGCCCCTCGCCTTCGGCTGCCTCCGCCCCCTCGCCGATTCGCCCCCCTCGCGCAGCCCCGCCCCCGCCAGCCCCGTCAGCCTCTCGCTCGACGCCGACGCCCCCACGCTGGGCCCCCATCCCGCCGAACACCAACACCAACACCAACACCACGCACCACACACACCGCACGCACCACAACTGCCCCCCGTGCACTGGATGGACGACGAGCAGATCGAGCAGCTCGACCAGCTCGAGCAGCTCGACGTCATCGACCCGGCCAACCTCTTCTTCCAGCGGGTCAACAGCGAAGACGTCGTCTACGAGCGGGACAAGCGTCGTTGCAAAATGGTCGGCAAGTATGTGATGGGAGACGTGCTCGGCGAAGGCTCCTACGGAAAGGTCAAGGAGATGCTGGACTCGGAGACGCTGTGCCGACGCGCCGCCAAGATCTTGAAGCGTCGCCGTCTCAGGCGAATTCCACACGGGGAAGAGAGCGTGGCTCGAGAGGTGCAACTGCTCAAATTACTCGCTCACAAGAATATCATACAACTGGTGGACGTCATCGTGAACGACGTCAAACAGAAAATGTATCTCATCATGGAGTATTGTGTGGGAGTTCTGCAG gacATGTTAGATTCAACATCGACGAAAAAATTCCCTCAAGATCAAGCGCACGTGTATTTCTCTCAACTTGTCGACGGATTAGAATACCTGCACAGCCAAGGAGTGGTTCACAAAGATATCAAACCGGGCAATCTCCTTCTAACTTTAGATCACACCTTGAAAATATCTGATTTCGGAGTCGCCGAG GCATTAGATATGTTCTCGGCTGGAGACATTTGTCACACAGCTCAAGGGTCACCGGCGTTTCAACCGCCCGAAATAGCAAATGGGGCCGACGAATTCTCCGGATGTAAAGTCGATATATGGAGCAGTGGCGTCACATT GTATAATTTAACGACGGGTTTGTATCCGTTTGAGGGCgataatatctacaaattgtTCGAATGCATCGGACGAGCTGAGTATACGTTTCCCGAGGGTCTGGGCGAACCGCTCGAGACGCTGCTCAGCGGAATGCTCCACCGGGATCCCGAGTCTCGATTTTCGATACCTGAAATCAGACGTGAAGC ATGGATGCAGAGGAAGCCGCCTAGACACGGAGATAACTGGGTGCCGATTCCGGCGCTGCACGGCGACGAACTGCATGACATGACCGTATTGCCATATCTCGAAGAATATCATTACGGTAGTGATAAAAATGAACCCGTATACTACACCGAGCACGATCTCAATG AGGAGATGATGTACGAGTATTCCGAGGATAGGCAATCGCCTCCAGCCAAGACGGCCAACGGTTCGCAGCCACATCAAGAGGGCGGCCAGAAGAAGCGCTGGAAGAAGCCGATATCGTGCATGTCGTCCAAGAAGTTTCCGTCGTGCAAGTTGTCGTGA
- the Lkb1 gene encoding lkb1/serine/threonine kinase 11 isoform X1: MTESAAWPPGAQLGGAANSAADPRMWLRREPPLAFGCLRPLADSPPSRSPAPASPVSLSLDADAPTLGPHPAEHQHQHQHHAPHTPHAPQLPPVHWMDDEQIEQLDQLEQLDVIDPANLFFQRVNSEDVVYERDKRRCKMVGKYVMGDVLGEGSYGKVKEMLDSETLCRRAAKILKRRRLRRIPHGEESVAREVQLLKLLAHKNIIQLVDVIVNDVKQKMYLIMEYCVGVLQDMLDSTSTKKFPQDQAHVYFSQLVDGLEYLHSQGVVHKDIKPGNLLLTLDHTLKISDFGVAEALDMFSAGDICHTAQGSPAFQPPEIANGADEFSGCKVDIWSSGVTLYNLTTGLYPFEGDNIYKLFECIGRAEYTFPEGLGEPLETLLSGMLHRDPESRFSIPEIRREAWMQRKPPRHGDNWVPIPALHGDELHDMTVLPYLEEYHYEEMMYEYSEDRQSPPAKTANGSQPHQEGGQKKRWKKPISCMSSKKFPSCKLS; this comes from the exons ATGACGGAGAGCGCGGCGTGGCCCCCGGGGGCGCAGTTGGGGGGCGCGGCGAACTCGGCGGCCGACCCCAGGATGTGGCTGCGCCGCGAGCCGCCCCTCGCCTTCGGCTGCCTCCGCCCCCTCGCCGATTCGCCCCCCTCGCGCAGCCCCGCCCCCGCCAGCCCCGTCAGCCTCTCGCTCGACGCCGACGCCCCCACGCTGGGCCCCCATCCCGCCGAACACCAACACCAACACCAACACCACGCACCACACACACCGCACGCACCACAACTGCCCCCCGTGCACTGGATGGACGACGAGCAGATCGAGCAGCTCGACCAGCTCGAGCAGCTCGACGTCATCGACCCGGCCAACCTCTTCTTCCAGCGGGTCAACAGCGAAGACGTCGTCTACGAGCGGGACAAGCGTCGTTGCAAAATGGTCGGCAAGTATGTGATGGGAGACGTGCTCGGCGAAGGCTCCTACGGAAAGGTCAAGGAGATGCTGGACTCGGAGACGCTGTGCCGACGCGCCGCCAAGATCTTGAAGCGTCGCCGTCTCAGGCGAATTCCACACGGGGAAGAGAGCGTGGCTCGAGAGGTGCAACTGCTCAAATTACTCGCTCACAAGAATATCATACAACTGGTGGACGTCATCGTGAACGACGTCAAACAGAAAATGTATCTCATCATGGAGTATTGTGTGGGAGTTCTGCAG gacATGTTAGATTCAACATCGACGAAAAAATTCCCTCAAGATCAAGCGCACGTGTATTTCTCTCAACTTGTCGACGGATTAGAATACCTGCACAGCCAAGGAGTGGTTCACAAAGATATCAAACCGGGCAATCTCCTTCTAACTTTAGATCACACCTTGAAAATATCTGATTTCGGAGTCGCCGAG GCATTAGATATGTTCTCGGCTGGAGACATTTGTCACACAGCTCAAGGGTCACCGGCGTTTCAACCGCCCGAAATAGCAAATGGGGCCGACGAATTCTCCGGATGTAAAGTCGATATATGGAGCAGTGGCGTCACATT GTATAATTTAACGACGGGTTTGTATCCGTTTGAGGGCgataatatctacaaattgtTCGAATGCATCGGACGAGCTGAGTATACGTTTCCCGAGGGTCTGGGCGAACCGCTCGAGACGCTGCTCAGCGGAATGCTCCACCGGGATCCCGAGTCTCGATTTTCGATACCTGAAATCAGACGTGAAGC ATGGATGCAGAGGAAGCCGCCTAGACACGGAGATAACTGGGTGCCGATTCCGGCGCTGCACGGCGACGAACTGCATGACATGACCGTATTGCCATATCTCGAAGAATATCATTACG AGGAGATGATGTACGAGTATTCCGAGGATAGGCAATCGCCTCCAGCCAAGACGGCCAACGGTTCGCAGCCACATCAAGAGGGCGGCCAGAAGAAGCGCTGGAAGAAGCCGATATCGTGCATGTCGTCCAAGAAGTTTCCGTCGTGCAAGTTGTCGTGA
- the LOC143913737 gene encoding very long chain fatty acid elongase AAEL008004-like isoform X1, giving the protein MHSNSNSHSHSHTHPQLQLQLQLQINNTSTSTMALILRYIDDMHSIMNKHGDPRTNDWLLMSSPIPTLAICLSYIYLVKVLGPRLMENRKPLQLKNTLIVYNFCQVIFSTWLFYELCMSGWVTGRYSLRCQPVDYSNHPETMRMVNVCWWYYFSKFTEFMDTIFFVLRKKNSHVSTLHVIHHGCMPMSVWFGVKFTPGGHSTFFGLLNTFVHIIMYTYYLLAAFGPTFQRFLWWKKYLTALQMLQFVAIMVHAFQLLFIDCNYPRAFVWWIGMHAVLFFFLFNEFYKESYARKDKMKAKLKEARMVHENGKHYTNGVTNGSVKPMQNGVNHATKVSDYYLNSNDVHLRKLQSADN; this is encoded by the exons ATGCACTCGAACTCGAACTCGCACTCGCATTCGCATACTCATCCACAGCTACAGCTACAGCTACAGCTGCAGATCAACA ACACATCTACTTCCACAATGGCACTAATACTACGTTACATCGACGACATGCACAGCATCATGAATAAGCATGGAG ACCCACGAACCAACGATTGGCTTTTGATGAGTTCGCCGATTCCCACCCTAGCGATATGCCTTAGCTACATTTATTTAGTCAAG GTTCTCGGGCCACGACTAATGGAAAATAGGAAACCCCTTCAACTCAAAAATACGTTAATAGTTTATAATTTCTGCCAAGTAATATTTAGCACGTGGTTATTTTATGag TTATGTATGTCGGGTTGGGTGACGGGCCGCTACAGCTTGAGATGTCAGCCAGTAGACTACTCCAATCATCCAGAAACTATGCGG ATGGTAAATGTGTGTTGGTGGTATTACTTCTCCAAGTTCACCGAGTTCATGGATACG ATTTTCTTCGTGTTGAGGAAGAAGAATAGCCACGTGTCGACGCTTCACGTGATCCATCACGGTTGTATGCCGATGTCTGTCTGGTTCGGAGTCAAGTTCACCCCAGGCGGCCACAGCACGTTCTTCGGCCTGTTGAATACCTTCGTCCACATCATCATGTACACGTACTATTTGCTGGCCGCCTTCGGTCCCACCTTCCAACGCTTCTTGTGGTGGAAGAAGTACCTCACCGCTCTTCAGATG TTGCAATTCGTTGCAATCATGGTGCACGCCTTCCAGCTTCTCTTCATCGACTGCAACTATCCGCGTGCCTTTGTGTGGTGGATCGGCATGCACGCTGTACTGTTCTTCTTCTTGTTCAACGAGTTCTATAAAGAGTCCTATGCCAGGAAGGATAAG ATGAAGGCCAAGTTGAAGGAAGCCAGGATGGTGCACGAGAACGGCAAGCATTATACGAACGGTGTCACCAACGGCAGTGTGAAGCCGATGCAGAACGGCGTCAACCACGCCACCAAAGTCTCCGACTATTACCTGAACTCCAACGATGTGCACTTGCGTAAACTGCAGTCGGCGGACAACTGA
- the LOC143913737 gene encoding very long chain fatty acid elongase AAEL008004-like isoform X2, with protein MALILRYIDDMHSIMNKHGDPRTNDWLLMSSPIPTLAICLSYIYLVKVLGPRLMENRKPLQLKNTLIVYNFCQVIFSTWLFYECLMGGWWGEYSFTCQPVDNSHSPTAMRMVNVCWWYYFSKFTEFMDTIFFVLRKKNSHVSTLHVIHHGCMPMSVWFGVKFTPGGHSTFFGLLNTFVHIIMYTYYLLAAFGPTFQRFLWWKKYLTALQMLQFVAIMVHAFQLLFIDCNYPRAFVWWIGMHAVLFFFLFNEFYKESYARKDKMKAKLKEARMVHENGKHYTNGVTNGSVKPMQNGVNHATKVSDYYLNSNDVHLRKLQSADN; from the exons ATGGCACTAATACTACGTTACATCGACGACATGCACAGCATCATGAATAAGCATGGAG ACCCACGAACCAACGATTGGCTTTTGATGAGTTCGCCGATTCCCACCCTAGCGATATGCCTTAGCTACATTTATTTAGTCAAG GTTCTCGGGCCACGACTAATGGAAAATAGGAAACCCCTTCAACTCAAAAATACGTTAATAGTTTATAATTTCTGCCAAGTAATATTTAGCACGTGGTTATTTTATGag tgTTTAATGGGAGGCTGGTGGGGTGAATACAGTTTTACCTGCCAACCTGTGGATAATTCTCATTCCCCAACAGCGATGCGT ATGGTAAATGTGTGTTGGTGGTATTACTTCTCCAAGTTCACCGAGTTCATGGATACG ATTTTCTTCGTGTTGAGGAAGAAGAATAGCCACGTGTCGACGCTTCACGTGATCCATCACGGTTGTATGCCGATGTCTGTCTGGTTCGGAGTCAAGTTCACCCCAGGCGGCCACAGCACGTTCTTCGGCCTGTTGAATACCTTCGTCCACATCATCATGTACACGTACTATTTGCTGGCCGCCTTCGGTCCCACCTTCCAACGCTTCTTGTGGTGGAAGAAGTACCTCACCGCTCTTCAGATG TTGCAATTCGTTGCAATCATGGTGCACGCCTTCCAGCTTCTCTTCATCGACTGCAACTATCCGCGTGCCTTTGTGTGGTGGATCGGCATGCACGCTGTACTGTTCTTCTTCTTGTTCAACGAGTTCTATAAAGAGTCCTATGCCAGGAAGGATAAG ATGAAGGCCAAGTTGAAGGAAGCCAGGATGGTGCACGAGAACGGCAAGCATTATACGAACGGTGTCACCAACGGCAGTGTGAAGCCGATGCAGAACGGCGTCAACCACGCCACCAAAGTCTCCGACTATTACCTGAACTCCAACGATGTGCACTTGCGTAAACTGCAGTCGGCGGACAACTGA